The segment TGACCCCCGCGCCGGGGAACCTATTTATCCGCGCCCTGGCATGGGACGCGCGTCGAGGGCCGCCGCCGGCCCGCGGCGCGACGCCGGCCCGAGGGCCCGCGAAGCGGCCGCGGACGCGCCGACGCGCCGCCATCGCGGGTGGGAGAAACGTGACGGTCAGCGAGGAGCGCCTCCTCGAACTCGAGGAGATCGCGCTCAAGGTACGGAAGCTCGTCATCGAACAGGTCTATCACGCGGGATCCGGCCACCCGGGCGGGTCCTTGTCGTCGACGGACGTCCTCACGGCGCTCTACTGGGAGGTCATGCGCCACGATCCGCAGAACCCGAAGTGGGACCGTCGCGACCGGCTCGTCATGAGCAAGGGCCACTGCTGCCCGGCGCTCTACGCGTGTCTCGCGCTCCACGGCTACTTCCCGATGGAGGACCTCAAGACGCTCCGCAAGATCGATTCCCACCTGCAGGGCCACCCCGACATGAAGAAGACGCCCGGCGTGGAGTTCAACGGCGGAAGCGAGGGACAAGGGCTCTCCGGCGCCGTCGGCATGGCGCTCGCCTCGAAGCTCGACGGAACGAAGCACCGCGTGTACTGCATCGTCGGCGACGGCGAATGCCAGGCCGGCATGATCTGGGAGGCGGCCGCGAGCGCGAGCCACTTCCGGCTCGACAACCTCGTCGCGGTCCTCGACCGGAACGGTCTCCAGATCGACGGCCCGACGGAGGAGATCATGAGCATCGAGCCCATCGCCGAGCGCTGGCGCGCGTTCGGGTGGTACGTGATCGAGGTGAACGGCCACGACCTCAAGGAAATCCTCGAGGCGCTCGAGAAGGCGCGCCGCGTCACGGGCAAGCCCACGATGGTCATCGCGCACACGGTCAAGGGCAAGGGCGTCTCGTACATGGAAGGCACGCTCTCCTTCCACGGCAAGGCGCCGTCGCAGGACGAGTACGTGAAGGCCATGACCGAGCTCGACCTCGCAGGAAAGCGCCTTGCGGACCGCAAGGCCGCGGCGGCCCCGGCGGGGGTGGCGTGATGCCGCTCGCGCCCGACGTCGTCCCGAAGATGAACCTGCGGGACGCCTACTCGCACGCGCTCGCGGAGGTCGGCCGCGTGAACCCGAAGGTCGTCGTCCTCGACGCGGACCTCGCGCTCTCGACGAAGACGAAGCGCTTCGGCACGCTCTTCCCCGACCGCTTCTTCGACGTCGGCATCGCGGAGCTCAACCTCATGGGCGTCGCGGCCGGCCTTGCGGCCTCCGGCAAGATCGCCTTCGCGAGCACGTTCGCGACGTTCGCGGCCGGCCAGCCGTACAACGTCATCCGCCAGAGCATCGCGTACCCGAATCTCAACGTGAAGATCGTCGCGACGCACGCGGGCCTCTCCGTCGGCGGCGACGGAGCGACGCACCAGATGCTCGAGGACCTGAGCCTCATGCGAGGGCTGCCGAACTTCAAGGTCTTCGTGCCCGCGGACGCTCCGCAGATGGAGTCGATCATCAAGGCGATCGTCGAGGTCGAGGGTCCGTGCTACGTGCGCTGCGGTCGCGACGACTCCCCGATCCTCCCCGAGCAGCGGCCGGTCGAGGTCGGCAAGGCCATCGTGCTCCGACCCGGGGCGGACGTCACGCTCGTGGGGTGCGGCACGATGGTCTGGGAGACGCTCAAGGCCGCCGACAAGCTCGAAGCGGAGGGGTTCGACCCGCGCGTCATCCTCGTGCACACGATCAAGCCGCTCGACGAGGAGACCATCGTGAAGGCCGCGCGCGAGACGGCGGGCATCGTGACCGCCGAGGAGCACTCGGTCTACGGCGGCCTCGGATCGGCCGTCGCGGAGACCGTCGGCGAGCACCACCCGTGCCGCGTGAAGCGCATCGGCACGACGACGTTCGGCGAGTCGGGCGACGCGAAGGCGCTCATGGCGAAGTACGGCCTCACGGCGAAGGAGATCGCCGCGGCCGCGAAGGAGATCGTCGGCAAGCGCTGAGCCTCCGGGGGAGCGCCGTTCGGACGCGGGCGGCGCGCCAGCGATAGGGTTATCATCGCCCACGTCGGCTTGACGCCGATGCCCCGCGAGCGCGCCGTGCCCGTCGAATCCGTCGAGCCCGCGCCCTCCTCCGAAGAGCTGCGCGCCGAAGCCGCGCGCCGCCTCGTCGACGCCGCAAGCGGCGCGGCCGCCCGCGCCGCCACCGCGGCGCAGGATGCGCTCGACGAGGGGCTCGACGCCGCGCTCGAACTCGCGACCGTCTCGCTCCCGCGACTCGCCCGCCGCGTCTTCTACACGATCTTCGGGGTCGCCGCGTTCGCGCTCGGCCTCGGCCTCGTCGCGCTCTTCAACCGTCCGCTCTTCGAGCTCTACGCCGTCCCGATCGCGGGGATCCTCCTCGTTGCGCTCGGCGTCGGGCTGTTTGTTCTCGGGCTGCGGCTCTACGACGCGACGGCGACCTTGCGCGCGCTCGTCGCCCTCGCACGCCGCTGGCGCGCCCGGCGGGAGCGACGGGCTCGCGAGAGGAGCGAGCCATGACCGACGCGCCCGCGACGTCGGCCGCGGAGGCGGCGCGCACCCTCGTGCCGCGCGGTCCGGTGCCCGACGTCGCGGTGCGCTCGAGTGTCGAGCGCGGCCGCTCCACGGTGCCCGGCATCCAGCAGACGCCGTTCATGTGGCCCGACCTCGACGGAGGACCCCCGCCGCGTCGACGGGGACGGGGCGAAGGGGCTTACGCGATCTACCACGACACGGAGATCGGCAACGACCACCGCGTCACCTACATGACCGTGATCAGCGTGGACCCCGGCCCGGACGCGGACCACGTCCGCGACGACACGATCCACGTCGACGCGCGCCTCATGGTCGAGAAGCGGCTTTTCCTCGAACTCATCGACCGCGAGCGCGCGTTCACCGACCGCGTGACCTCGAAATGGCGCGCGGGGCTCGCGAAGAACCTCGCGATGCAGCGCACCGCCGTCGGCCACCTGCATCTCGCCTGGGTCATCGCCGTCCTCGCGGCCGTCATCCGGTTCGAGGCCCGCGTCGGCCACGCGCTCATCAACGTGTTCCGCGGCGTCATGCGCGGCGCCGTCGGGCTCCCGGACGCGCTCGCGACGCGCATCCAGCGCGCGCAGGGCCACCTCGGTACGCGGCTCGGCCGTCGCCTCCTCAGGAAGGGCATCTTCGAGCCCGTCGTGCTGAACACGGCCGAGAAGGGCGTCATGTTCTTCCTCGCGCTCGCGACGCTCGGCGCCATCGTCCTCTTCCTGAACACGCTCGTGACGCTCCTGACGCCCGAGAACGCGGGCGCCTACCGCAACCTGCTCACGGATGCGAGCCTCATGTTCCTCGGCGTGCTCTGGCTCCCCTACATCGTCGAGCCGGCGATCGCGCTCCGGGCCGCGAACGATGGCCCCGTGGCCGCCCTCGCGGGGCACCTCATCGGAAAGGCCATCGGCGTGTGGCTCCTCTATTTCGTCGGCGAATCGCTCTACGAGACCGTGAAGAAGGCCACGAAGGGGCGTCCGCGCGTCGCGAAGGCCGTTGCCTGGTCGCAGGCCAACGCCGACAAGCACGGCTTCGCCCTGCTCTTCCTCCTCAATTCGCTCCCGCTCATGCCCGACCTCCTCCTCTACGTCTTCGCCCTTTCGGGCATGCGGTACAAGACGTACATGGGCGGCATCATGGCGGGCACCCTCGTCAAGTTCGGCGCCATCGTGATCGGCGTCGAGATGGTGGGGCCCGACAAGGTCACGGCCTTCTTCGCGGACCCGTTCGGCGCCTTCTGATCAAAGGTCGCCGCGCGAGCGCAGGATGACGGCCGCCCCGACGAGCGCGAAGGCCCCCATGAGGAGATGGCGTCCATCCTCCTCGGAGAAGACGGGGGGCGCCTCGGCGGCGGCGACCACGCCGGTGAAGAGGGAAACGCCGACGGCGGCGAGCATCGCGAGCACGGTCACGACGAAGGCGGTCCCGGGGTTCACGGGGGGCCAAGCGTCCTCGCCCGCCACCTTCCCCCCGCGACCGTCGTCGCGACGCGGCCGAAACAGGCTTGAGGGGCGACCCGGGGCCCCGGGTTGTCGGTACGAACTCTCTATATAGGCATCGCCCTTTGGGCCGCGCGTGATCACCCTCGACGTCCTCGACTGGCTCGCGCGCCTCGACGACGCGCTCGAGAACCGGCTCACGTTCGCGGAGCGCAAGCTCGCGCGCCGCGAGGCGAAGAGCCTCATCGAGGACATGGCGTTCCGCTTCGGGATGTTCGAGGAGAGGCCCCTTCCGGACGACATCGATTACGCCCGCGCGCTCGAGGCGCTCAAGGACCCCCCGGCCGCCGCCGCGGCCTTCGTCGCCCGGAAGCCAGTCTACAAGGCGCGGGTCAGGCGCAAGCGCTTCACACGCATCGCCGTGCTCGCGCTCGTCGTCGTCGGAGGATGGGCTTTCGCCGATTT is part of the Candidatus Thermoplasmatota archaeon genome and harbors:
- a CDS encoding transketolase, whose translation is MTVSEERLLELEEIALKVRKLVIEQVYHAGSGHPGGSLSSTDVLTALYWEVMRHDPQNPKWDRRDRLVMSKGHCCPALYACLALHGYFPMEDLKTLRKIDSHLQGHPDMKKTPGVEFNGGSEGQGLSGAVGMALASKLDGTKHRVYCIVGDGECQAGMIWEAAASASHFRLDNLVAVLDRNGLQIDGPTEEIMSIEPIAERWRAFGWYVIEVNGHDLKEILEALEKARRVTGKPTMVIAHTVKGKGVSYMEGTLSFHGKAPSQDEYVKAMTELDLAGKRLADRKAAAAPAGVA
- a CDS encoding transketolase C-terminal domain-containing protein, which encodes MPLAPDVVPKMNLRDAYSHALAEVGRVNPKVVVLDADLALSTKTKRFGTLFPDRFFDVGIAELNLMGVAAGLAASGKIAFASTFATFAAGQPYNVIRQSIAYPNLNVKIVATHAGLSVGGDGATHQMLEDLSLMRGLPNFKVFVPADAPQMESIIKAIVEVEGPCYVRCGRDDSPILPEQRPVEVGKAIVLRPGADVTLVGCGTMVWETLKAADKLEAEGFDPRVILVHTIKPLDEETIVKAARETAGIVTAEEHSVYGGLGSAVAETVGEHHPCRVKRIGTTTFGESGDAKALMAKYGLTAKEIAAAAKEIVGKR
- a CDS encoding VTT domain-containing protein, which encodes MTDAPATSAAEAARTLVPRGPVPDVAVRSSVERGRSTVPGIQQTPFMWPDLDGGPPPRRRGRGEGAYAIYHDTEIGNDHRVTYMTVISVDPGPDADHVRDDTIHVDARLMVEKRLFLELIDRERAFTDRVTSKWRAGLAKNLAMQRTAVGHLHLAWVIAVLAAVIRFEARVGHALINVFRGVMRGAVGLPDALATRIQRAQGHLGTRLGRRLLRKGIFEPVVLNTAEKGVMFFLALATLGAIVLFLNTLVTLLTPENAGAYRNLLTDASLMFLGVLWLPYIVEPAIALRAANDGPVAALAGHLIGKAIGVWLLYFVGESLYETVKKATKGRPRVAKAVAWSQANADKHGFALLFLLNSLPLMPDLLLYVFALSGMRYKTYMGGIMAGTLVKFGAIVIGVEMVGPDKVTAFFADPFGAF